Proteins from a single region of Leucoraja erinacea ecotype New England chromosome 25, Leri_hhj_1, whole genome shotgun sequence:
- the LOC129709148 gene encoding TRAF-type zinc finger domain-containing protein 1-like isoform X2: MSEGQAEETRPCANCKRDIPAINFTIHEIHCRRNIDLCRFCHEPFPKSEMEEHFLTEHALVNCKCNMKIEKNQLEKHESTDCPLRLIKCQYCELELAFNKSQEHADYCGSRTEPCADCGRNVLVKELHMHHLTCGKEVEEKNNNRMRPRPEYHFPDNVGVWFENQPFGNYVQTEENYVRVRPRISRPLENKMHGNRETGFPARMIDRRNVSLRGREQNRASVTRTEKNRMADPAGPGHVDANSNLDYLLALSLQNENGGGGEGELISAWNDVRTDCGYSHPQNLLGVFNNQPPSDLFPASVNVDKEVANVTMLPCEFCEEPFPEEELILHQHHHMNPEYFSEDLSLPSYGPIGDSSHGDVMIPCEFCGIALEEDVLYHHQDQCDLRPPTARPPDQEADQPFPVTKTESREILDVPIRRQRHQGDVEPDHFAYMGDNVQPRPAIRNSLRMKPSGATATFSQGIDAQKSVPNQDTNTLAPNNRMVKIPNREASELRRRVRKPLELSGGFPRPVVDVFPESYKPTFPHPLVDARPSMTTEGSRISRNTVSAASRSRVTGIKQNIPKTRPENAGKEEE; this comes from the exons ATGTCTGAAGGTCAGGCTGAGGAAACCCGGCCATGTGCCAACTG CAAACGAGACATTCCTGCAATAAACTTCACTATCCATGAAATCCATTGTAGAAGGAACATTGATCTCTGCAGGTTTTGCCATGAACCGTTTCCCAAATCTGAGATGGAAGAACACTTTCTAACAGAACATGCACTG GTCAACTGCAAATGCAACATGAAGATAGAAAAGAATCAGCTGGAGAAACACGAG AGCACAGACTGCCCGCTGCGACTGATTAAATGTCAGTACTGCGAACTGGAGCTTGCATTCAACAAGTCTCAAGAGCATGCTGATTATTGTGGATCAAGAACTGAACCTTGTGCAGATTGTGGTCGCAACGTTCTTGTCAAGGAATTGCACATGCACCATCTCACTTGTGGCAAAGAGGTGGAGGAAAAGAATAACAACCGTATGAGACCCAGGCCCGAGTATCATTTTCCAGATAACGTTGGAGTCTGGTTTGAAAACCAACCATTTGGGAATTATGTTCAGACGGAGGAGAACTATGTTCGCGTTAGACCAAGAATTTCCAGACCATTGGAAAATAAAATGCATGGGAACAGGGAGACTGGATTCCCAGCGAGGATGATAGATAGGAGAAATGTGTCACTCAGAGGTAGAGAACAGAATCGAG CCAGCGTTACAAGGACAGAAAAAAATCGCATGGCTGACCCTGCCGGTCCTGGCCATGTGGATGCCAACTCTAACCTGGATTACCTGCTTGCTCTAAGTTTGCAAAATGAGaacggtggtggtggtgaaggagAGTTGATCTCAGCATGGAATGATGTTCGTACAGATTGTGGATATTCGCATCCACAAAACCTTTTGGGGGTATTTAACAATCAGCCTCCATCTGATCTCTTCCCAGCTTCTGTAAATGTCGACAAAGAAGTAGCAA ATGTCACGATGTTGCCTTGTGAATTCTGTGAAGAACCTTTCCCTGAAGAAGAACTAATCCTTCATCAG CATCATCACATGAATCCAGAATacttttctgaagatctttcactGCCGTCATATGGGCCTATTGGAGATTCAAGCCATGGCGATGTCATGATTCCTTGTGAGTTCTGTGGTATTGCGTTGGAAGAAGATGTGTTGTATCATCATCAG GATCAGTGTGATTTGCGCCCACCAACGGCAAGACCCCCTGATCAAGAAGCCGATCAACCATTCCCCGTGACTAAGACCGAGTCGAGAGAGATTCTGGATGTGCCCATTCGTCGACAAAGACACCAGG GCGATGTCGAACCTGACCACTTTGCTTATATGGGTGACAATGTCCAGCCAAGACCAGCAATTAGAAATTCGTTGAGAATGAAGCCAAGCGGAGCTACAGCCAcattcagtcagggcattgatgCCCAGAAATCCGTACCCAACCAAGACACCAACACCCTTGCTCCAAACAACAGAATGGTCAAGATTCCCAACCGAGAAGCTTCTGAGCTGAGGAGGAGGGTCCGCAAACCTCTGGAGTTGTCGGGGGGCTTTCCCCGTCCTGTGGTAGATGTTTTCCCTGAAAGCTACAAGCCgacttttccacatccacttgtTGATGCTAGACCCAG TATgacaacagagggatctaggatttcTAGGAACACAGTGTCTGCTGCCTCCAGGAGCAGAGTTACAGGAATAAAG CAGAATATACCGAAAACTaggccagaaaatgctggaaaggaagaggagtga
- the LOC129709148 gene encoding TRAF-type zinc finger domain-containing protein 1-like isoform X1, producing MSEGQAEETRPCANCKRDIPAINFTIHEIHCRRNIDLCRFCHEPFPKSEMEEHFLTEHALVNCKCNMKIEKNQLEKHESTDCPLRLIKCQYCELELAFNKSQEHADYCGSRTEPCADCGRNVLVKELHMHHLTCGKEVEEKNNNRMRPRPEYHFPDNVGVWFENQPFGNYVQTEENYVRVRPRISRPLENKMHGNRETGFPARMIDRRNVSLRGREQNRASVTRTEKNRMADPAGPGHVDANSNLDYLLALSLQNENGGGGEGELISAWNDVRTDCGYSHPQNLLGVFNNQPPSDLFPASVNVDKEVANVTMLPCEFCEEPFPEEELILHQTGCNPVSAFASFSKNSTLVPPLPLQRVSIPRTNDIFFQHHHMNPEYFSEDLSLPSYGPIGDSSHGDVMIPCEFCGIALEEDVLYHHQDQCDLRPPTARPPDQEADQPFPVTKTESREILDVPIRRQRHQGDVEPDHFAYMGDNVQPRPAIRNSLRMKPSGATATFSQGIDAQKSVPNQDTNTLAPNNRMVKIPNREASELRRRVRKPLELSGGFPRPVVDVFPESYKPTFPHPLVDARPSMTTEGSRISRNTVSAASRSRVTGIKQNIPKTRPENAGKEEE from the exons ATGTCTGAAGGTCAGGCTGAGGAAACCCGGCCATGTGCCAACTG CAAACGAGACATTCCTGCAATAAACTTCACTATCCATGAAATCCATTGTAGAAGGAACATTGATCTCTGCAGGTTTTGCCATGAACCGTTTCCCAAATCTGAGATGGAAGAACACTTTCTAACAGAACATGCACTG GTCAACTGCAAATGCAACATGAAGATAGAAAAGAATCAGCTGGAGAAACACGAG AGCACAGACTGCCCGCTGCGACTGATTAAATGTCAGTACTGCGAACTGGAGCTTGCATTCAACAAGTCTCAAGAGCATGCTGATTATTGTGGATCAAGAACTGAACCTTGTGCAGATTGTGGTCGCAACGTTCTTGTCAAGGAATTGCACATGCACCATCTCACTTGTGGCAAAGAGGTGGAGGAAAAGAATAACAACCGTATGAGACCCAGGCCCGAGTATCATTTTCCAGATAACGTTGGAGTCTGGTTTGAAAACCAACCATTTGGGAATTATGTTCAGACGGAGGAGAACTATGTTCGCGTTAGACCAAGAATTTCCAGACCATTGGAAAATAAAATGCATGGGAACAGGGAGACTGGATTCCCAGCGAGGATGATAGATAGGAGAAATGTGTCACTCAGAGGTAGAGAACAGAATCGAG CCAGCGTTACAAGGACAGAAAAAAATCGCATGGCTGACCCTGCCGGTCCTGGCCATGTGGATGCCAACTCTAACCTGGATTACCTGCTTGCTCTAAGTTTGCAAAATGAGaacggtggtggtggtgaaggagAGTTGATCTCAGCATGGAATGATGTTCGTACAGATTGTGGATATTCGCATCCACAAAACCTTTTGGGGGTATTTAACAATCAGCCTCCATCTGATCTCTTCCCAGCTTCTGTAAATGTCGACAAAGAAGTAGCAA ATGTCACGATGTTGCCTTGTGAATTCTGTGAAGAACCTTTCCCTGAAGAAGAACTAATCCTTCATCAG ACTGGCTGTAATCCTGTAAGTGCCTTTGCATCATTCAGTAAAAATAGCACACTTGTACCACCACTGCCACTGCAAAGGGTCTCCATACCCAGAACGAATGACATTTTCTTTCAGCATCATCACATGAATCCAGAATacttttctgaagatctttcactGCCGTCATATGGGCCTATTGGAGATTCAAGCCATGGCGATGTCATGATTCCTTGTGAGTTCTGTGGTATTGCGTTGGAAGAAGATGTGTTGTATCATCATCAG GATCAGTGTGATTTGCGCCCACCAACGGCAAGACCCCCTGATCAAGAAGCCGATCAACCATTCCCCGTGACTAAGACCGAGTCGAGAGAGATTCTGGATGTGCCCATTCGTCGACAAAGACACCAGG GCGATGTCGAACCTGACCACTTTGCTTATATGGGTGACAATGTCCAGCCAAGACCAGCAATTAGAAATTCGTTGAGAATGAAGCCAAGCGGAGCTACAGCCAcattcagtcagggcattgatgCCCAGAAATCCGTACCCAACCAAGACACCAACACCCTTGCTCCAAACAACAGAATGGTCAAGATTCCCAACCGAGAAGCTTCTGAGCTGAGGAGGAGGGTCCGCAAACCTCTGGAGTTGTCGGGGGGCTTTCCCCGTCCTGTGGTAGATGTTTTCCCTGAAAGCTACAAGCCgacttttccacatccacttgtTGATGCTAGACCCAG TATgacaacagagggatctaggatttcTAGGAACACAGTGTCTGCTGCCTCCAGGAGCAGAGTTACAGGAATAAAG CAGAATATACCGAAAACTaggccagaaaatgctggaaaggaagaggagtga